GTTCTCTCCCAGCCATTCGGTTAGTTTCTTGAGAGCTATCTCGAAACCATCCACCATCTCCACTTCCTCTAACCTTGCATCACCTTCCTCAAATGAGCCATACCTGCCCATTCAAAATATGTCCAAGGTATCATTTCCTTTGAAAAATTTGTTAGTTTGTTACTATATCAGTTCAGTCACTTTTTGACTATGTGAAATTGGTAATCTAGCAGGATGAGATTGCATGGCCTTGCATCTCTTTACCTAGATATGAGTAGGAAGGGAAAGAATTGAACTTACATGACCTTCATCCTCATGTCAGGCTTATGCTTTCTCCACCACACGTAAGAATTGAAGATAATGATGTCAGCATCCCTCCAGGCATTGGCATGCTTCTCAATTCTGTCTGCCCTTATGATCCGATACTCCACCCGGTGAATAATGGGGTCATCGTTGTTGGACTCCACCAGCAGCGGTGACCAGTAGAAGTCTATTGTTGCATTGTATTCctaaaataaaattaataatCTTTTTTTGGATCGGCTAATGGAAATCATATGATTTATAGTagcctttagatttgtgaaggAAAAAACATACAAATGCCTTGAAGGAGATGAGTGAGCCATTGAAGACACGCATCTTGAGCCTGTCATCAGGTATAGAGGCCTCCACCATACACACCAGGGAAACCCATTGGTTCCTGTTGAGTGAGTCGCCCACAAACAccaatctcttgtttctcagcTTTTCAAGCAGCCTAGTGGCATTGAATCTGTTGACATGGAGAAAATCCAGGGATCATTTCATATACACCATGCATCCTAAACTTTTGTCAATGACTGAATTTTATGCAAGATATGATCTCATTTCTAGCCTTCTAGGCCTATGAAACGGATATGATAAAAATAAGTAGGTGGGATTTTCCTCCCCACTGGTCTTTCACTGTTAATTAATTATCTAACCACCACAATCAGATCAATTTTCCTATTTAATAGTAGCAGTTGTTTCTCTGTTTTCTGTTTCAGTTACAGATTAAACAGATGTTTCCCTGCTTCCTTCTGTAAatgaaaatatttattttttaaaaaaaaattgtaactcTCTGATTTTGGCACATCTTGTTGTTGTAGTACTGTACCTTCAAATTTTCTTTAACTGTTGCCTTGACAATGACAAGATCAAAACTGAGATAAAAAAATACTCCCAACTGGACTAGGGAAATCTGTTATAATCATACCTAGGAAGGTCGCATGCATGAGGTTGCCATCTCCAGTGCTGGTACATGACATCCTTCCTGCCATATTTGTCGCAAGACAACTCAGGGAAGATGAAGGCGCACTTGAGTCCAGAATACAATGGCCGGGACACGTTGTCATAGACCCACCGTCCCGTTGACCAGTTGCACTCCTCCTTACTGGCATCTGGGATCTCAGTTGTCAATTGCACCTGTGCTTCCTTCGCTCTCAGTTGTTCATGGTGCTCAGCTGCCACCTGCACCTGCATTTCTTGGTGTTCATGCTTGATCGCCTTTGGCACCTGTCCTTCCTGGCCTTGGTGGAACAAGAAGGTGACAGAGCTGACGATTATGGAGAAGGCAACTAGGAAGTTGAGGAAGCTCCTCAGTCCAATCGGAGAACTGAGAACCGTCAACTTGGGGGTGGCTTCTGGCTTCATTCTTCTTCAGAAAACTGCGGTGCAGAGCGTAGCTCCCTCTTTTATTGTGCACTCTCTAATACAAGTGGTCCAGGTTTATTGCTAATCAAGTAACCTGAACACTGACTCTTGGGCCATCCATAACAAGGGATGCAATGTCTGAGTGTTTGGTATGTATATATGGAGGTGAAGATGAAGCCTACCATCATCAGAACGTTTTTCAACATGGTGCCACCATTACCTGCAGTCCTTTTGAAACTGATCATCAATTATTTGCCGTGGCTTCTGTTTGGCTTCCTgcccatctctttttttttcttgacaaaAAAAGTACGTTCAGATTACGAATAAGGCAATCAGTTGCACCAACGTGATTATTCAGTGTCATGCATGTACCTCTCATCTTGTTAAATGGAAGATCATAAATCACCACAATATTGTAGCATGCATCAATTTGGTTTGGTGGTGAGTCTTGAGATGACAAACTCTACTTGGTGCTAGTAGTCAGTAGCCTCTTTTGCTTGTGCAGCTTCAGCCTTCAGTGTATATATTATAACTAATTGAGTGCCTCCAAAGGCCAAATACAGGGTTAGGTGAAATTGTGTGGTGCTTTTTGCTGTATTTGGTTTAGGTATCATGTTCTAAGCATTGGAGTCTATTCTAATGACAGTGCTTGGGCTTGGCTGTTGAGTTGCACATGATGTATATATATTGCTGATCTTGTGTCAGCCATTTTCTCAGCAAAAATTGTTTCTTTCTGGCAGGTAAAGTAGCTCTGTAAAGCATGGATGAGGAGGAGAAACATCTGCAAGCAACACTGGACAGTGGTAAAGTTGTTGCGTATTTATAGCATATGAGATGGATCCTTGCAAAGCTTAGATGAGCTGGTGGGTACTTCCACGGCACGGAGCAGAAGCAAGTCGCTATCATGGGATACCTGTTACCTAATGCTTGCTACTCCACATGGTTCCCTCAGGGATCAGACTGCTGGTTACTTCCTGAAAGTCCAAGGAGAGTCAGTACAACTGCTATGGACATCAGCAAGTATGTTCTTGTCATCTTGCTCTGGTGTAAAAGACAGCAATTAAGTGGGCTTCAGCTAGCTGCAAAGGCAAGTAGTTGTTGGAATGCTTTCCGTCGATTAACTCCCATGATTCCAAATATAATATGCACCGACATCCTGGACCATAACGTAATTCGTTTTAGATTATTCTCTAAATGTAAGTTGTTACAGGACTTGGGAGAGCTTGTTCTCCATTTTTTCCTCATGAGTAAATGAGGCGTCGTTTCCAAAGTGTACCGTTATAGTAGCAGTTCCTCTGGGGAAAAAAGAATGGCTTGCAATCCCCTCGAGTGATGGATGATTAGTACACGACACTGGTAATCTCTGAATTAGGAGAGAGCAGGAAGCAGGTCACACGCTTGCCAATATTTGGGTGTGGCCCAACATAACTTGGGCTGCATATTGAGCCTCGTCTGCCAAATAAATGACATGGATTGGTAAGCCCATGGCCTGGATAACTAActgtggcggcggaggccggtTTCCCGGTAGCctgagcgcggcggcgatggcgtcgtGGCCCCTCCGCTGTGCCGTatgcggcggcgcgccggcgtcaACGGGGAACCTGCGGCTGGGTTTAATGGCAGCAGCCCTTACTGTTGAGGTCGCTTCTCTCGCTCGTTGATCCACCGCTCAAATCTGCTGCTTTTCTTGCTGCTCCCTGCCGGTCTGAATGAATATGATTTCAGGGGCATCTGGGACAGTTTTTCAGTCTTAAGCCGTTCTTTCTCATGGTAAATTTCTTTTAAATTTGCAGAATTATGTTACCCTGTCAGATGAAAACAAATACTGTAGTACACTGATGATATACAATGTTCACTTTGAATGTCTCCTTTAGTGAGGTGGTGCACAGACGGATCCTCTTGTCTGTCTCTACATGTAAATGTGATGGGGCCAGTCATTCTCtgcataaaacaaagcaaagTAGCCTAATCTAGATGCAGTATGCCATTTGTACATTTTATATTGGGATGTCAAGTATCATTTGTACATGAGGTAGCCGTATAAAAACTCGTTCCAGACATCAGGAACGCCCGGGAGGCACCAATGCGTGCAATCCGCGTAGCTGGCTGGGTTCGCAATCTGCTCTTTCGTTAGAGGAACAAATTGTCTCCTGAACACTGTAGGATGCCCGTCCTTGCGGTAGTCAGACAGCTCTGTGATGTTCAGTATCTGAACATGTATACCTTTCGGCTCCAATGTTCTAAAATATGACTTAGCCTTGGCCATCAAGCTGTAATCTGTAGTTGCCGTTTTGTACCCGACTTTGTAGATCGGCTCTGTTTCGTTGAGGCACTTGTTGCTGTCTTCTCCACCCCAGCTGCTAGCCCTGGAAATTACATATGTCATGACTTCCATATTAAAACCTGATGCCATCGAGATGTAGGCAAGGCATTGTAGATTTTACTATTTGTGTTGACAGATAATGCAAGGGTATCTCTCTCACCAGGAATGTGTTGGTGATGATCCTGCGAAAAAGATTCTAGTCTTGTTCTTGTCAATATTCTCTCCGAGCCATTCAGTTAGTTTCTTCAGAGCTATCTCGAAACCATCGACCATTTCCATTTCATCTAACCTTGCATCGCCATCTTCAAATGAACCATACCTGCATATACTCATAACGTTACCCATTTTATTTCACTTGGAAACCTTTTCAGATTGTGTGTTTTCTTAATCAGTTATGGCAAATTTTTTTCTGACGACAATGAGATACCTAAcatcaagaaagaaattaaCTTACATAACCTTCATCCTCATGTCATCCTTCTGCTTCCTCCACCACAGGTAAGAATTGAAGACAATGATGTCAGCATCCCTCCAGACACTGGCATGCTTCTCAATTCTGTCTGCCCTTATGATCCGGTACTCCACCCGGTGGATAATTGGGTTGTCGCTGTTGGACTCCACAAGCAACGGTGACCAGTAGAAATCTATTGTTGCATTGTATTCCTGAAATGATTATTTGTTTAAATCGGTTAACCAAAATTGTTGGTTTCTGTAGCCTGTAGACTTGTGAAGGAAAGCATACCAATGCCTTGAAGGATATCAGAGAGCCATTGAAGATACGCGTCTTGAGCCTGTCATCAGGTATTGAGGCCTCCACCATGCACACCAGAGAAACCCATTGGTTCCTGTTGACTGAGTCGCCCACAAACACTAATCTCTTGTTCCTCAGCTTTTCAAGCAGCCTAGTTGCGTTGAATCTGTTTTGACATATGGCAAAATTCAGAAATCATGTCATACCATGCCGAGTAAGTTATTCGAGATATGATCTCCTTTCTACCGTTATAGGATGGTACAGTCATACAGATAATAAAATATGCAACAGGTAGAAGTATTTGTCGGTTCTTGTCTTTCACTGTCAGTTAGTTCTCTTGCATGTTTGGTTTCTTTTCTTGGTTGCCTCTGGTTAACAAGTCGTAATCAGATCAGTTTTCAATCTTGAAGTAAGTTGATTTTATTCTCTGCAGTACTAtcctttttttgtttgagtGATAGATTACTTGAGTATTTTACTGCTTCCATAAACAAAAAAATACATTATCCTTCCAAAATTCTTGACTCTGACACTGACAGAGCTTGCTATTCTAGAACTGCATCTTCAGATATGCTGGAACTTTTCAACTGACACTAGCAAAATTGAGCTAAACTTAATTGGGAAATTAGTAATCGTATCATACCTTGGAAGATCACATCCATGAGGCTTCCATCTCCAGTGCTGGTACATGACATCCTTCCTGCCATATTTGTCACAAGCCACCTCAGGGAAGATGAAGGCGCACTTGAGCCCGGAGTACAATGGCCGGGATACATTGTCGTACACCCACTGCCCCCTCGACCAGTTGCACTCCTCATTGCTGGTGTCCTCCGCCTCAGTTGTCCCTCTCATCGCTGGTTCTTGGAGCCCAGCTTCCACCTTCACCTGCACTTCTTGGCGTCCATGCTTGACTGCCATTTGCATTTGCTCTTCCTGGCCTCTGTCTAAGAGGAAAACGATGGAGCTGGCTAAGATGAAGAAAGCCACTAAGGAGGTCACGATGCTCCTCACTCCAACAGGAGATTGGGGGACTGTCATCTTGCCACCTGCTGCTATCGTCTTGTGAGTGCTCTCTGTCTTCATTTTTTCTTCAGAAAACCATAGTGCTTAGCTCTCCTCTTTTATGGTCACCTCTGGAGTCTCTACAATGACAATGGGAGCAACGCGCCTGCACATGGCTAGATGGCCCAGGTCTAGAAAAAGTAGTGCTACTCAAGCAATCTGGACGCTGACCCTTGCGCTAACCACAAAAAGGAATGTGGTGGCAGACTGTTTGGAGTGTAGTCGTAGAACTGAAAAGTTTTGCTGGTCGAGGTAGATTAGCCCTTATATATAATGCTTGTTTTTTACAATTGAATTAGCCTCGGAATTTGCATAATCATCTGCAGATGAGTATCATGCATGTGTTCTCCATGTACGATCCACCAGTCACTGGTAATTTTTTTCTcaacaaaagcaaaaaaaaaggataaaataTGAGAATATAGGAGTGCTTATTTCTGTCACCGACGGCTGTGCCAATCCACCACAGCATCACACCAACCATTATTGATAGGATTAGGAGGCCAATAAACAAAGGACTGCAACACTACTGAACGTGTCgcttcttttttttccgaaaaagTAGTGTGTCACTTCCAAAAGATAACATTTGCATCTCAAGCAACAAAAAGGTGATGGCCAGCATCCTTGCCTAGCGTCATGATGGTTCATCTAAAGCCATTAATCTCCTGATTGCAAAGGCCGCTAATGTTTTTGTTCAAATTCAGTCATAATCCTATATTTCTGCTCATACTCTAGTAAACCGATATGTGCACTGTCTTTGTTTTTCCCTGACAACTAATTTTTTTCAACGTTACAGACTTTTTTTGATAAGGAATTACCTCTGCAAATCAAATTGGCCATTCTGTCCAATGCTACTACAGTAGTGAATAACTCGAATTTGTTATGGCCCCCTTCTTCCCACCCTAAAAATGCATCCTCGCTGCTAGATGCATGAGTTTTGACATGTTTTTTGGTCGGGACTCGTTTTGTGGTGGTCAAAATTGGCCTTTCTATGAATAATTTGGAGCAAACTCAGCATTGTATTATAAGTTGCATCGCCTTGCAGATTTTGACACTAAGAAAATAGTTTTTGCAACCGCCACACATGTGtgtatttaagattaattaagTACTCGTGGGTCAACCATAGCAGATATGTTTTCCAAATGTGTGTGCATATGCATCAAAAGGGAGTAAGGGGCTATCAGATTGGCCTATCAATACGAATAAGTGATGTCGGAATGCATCTCTTTCGACACGGTGCTGTGTGAATTTCTTTAAAGAGTACGGTGCTGAAAAACACTATCAATTATGATTAGCCTTTCCATACTTTTCCCCAAAAATGAGTACTAGGGCAGATCACCACTATTGCATTTGTTTGGAGGCACTATGATTATTTAATGTGATGCAGGTACCTAGAGGTAAATGACATATCACAAAGCAACACATTCTAGCTTTAGTTAGGTTTCGCGCTGAATCTTAAAATGACCCTACTGGGTGCAAAGTAATAGCCCTTTTGCTTGTACTTGTTCCGGCATAGAAAGAAATGAGTGGCTCCAAAGACCCAACAAAGGGTTAGGTAAAATCCTGTGGTCACATTTGCTTTATGGAGTATCATCAAGTCCTATCCTGGTGGGGTCTAAAAGAGAAATGCTTGGCTGATGAGAGATAatacatgtgtgtgtgtgtgtgtcaatCTGATATGCTTTTgcattttcagaaaaaagaatACTACTATTCTGCCAGGGACCTACAGCTACAGGTATGAAAAGCATGAACCTTGAGCAGCAGCATTGAACAAAAAAGTTGAGGGGAAAATATGCTTTCAGTTTCAGGACTGGTGGATGGTACAATTATTACTGCATTGTACACCAGCTGATTGAGCCTTGGAAGGCTAGTAAGATGTGTAGTAGTAGTGGTAGTTGCAACCGAATGCTGGTCCACATGATTCCCTGCAGGATCAGGCACGAGTTGCTTCCTGCACAAGTCCAAGAAGAAGCAGAGCAACCAGTATTTGGACGCCTGTAGCCTGTGCTCTTGTTCCTGAATAACAGTCCGTGTAAGATTGAAGCATGGATGAGCGAGCAGTTTAAGGCACGTATTAGTTGGAAGGCTTGTGTTATAATTGCCATATTAACGATGCATGCACTGAATGTTAGCATGAACAGAAGGAAGCTAAGCTTTGATCATTTGGGTGTTTCAAATGATGGTGCAGTACAATGAGGAAGCAGGTAACTTGTTCAGTTTGATGAACATTATTAGTTTCACTGCGGCTGACATGGCGCAATAACATATATAGTTTCAGGGGTGAGTTAATCAATTAATCTACTAGTATGCGTGGAGGTGAAGGTGCATCTTGGGCTGTCGGCAGTGTACAAGGACTACAGAACTGTAGCAATTTGTGGCGCTGCCTTGAATCATATACATTCATGAGCAAGCAAGGGGAAGCTGGAAGCGCATCATCTAGCAACAGTGTGCAAGGACACCATTTATGTACATTTTACTCATAGACGCTCAGCGCTGCTGCAGCTCAGTGATACTCGAGTCCACCCCTAGACATCTCCGTCCCTAATTAccattcgttttggcttttctagatacatagcctTTGATATACACTttgatatatattatgtctacatatatagcaaaagttatggatttagaaaaggcaaaacgaattgtaatttgggacggagggagtatcatgcATGCTGTGGCAGCCTCAACCACCTCACCAACCATGTCATTTAGTCCTAATAACAAATCAATTTTGTGGGACTCAGAAACTTTATTCAGCATCGAATCTTTTTAAATCCACCGACGATGACATGTGTGGACAATGTGCTTCAAACATATTGACTAACGCTTTTCCCACTAACATTCTGAGCATTTAATCACTGATTGAGATGACATATGCTGCCTGCAATTCATCCTAATCCTGATCAAACtgagtttttcttcttcttcttttgagaGCTTCAAAATTGGGTCTCTGTATACTAGTATATACAGATTGGCCTATATCTATATACCTTTGCATAAATCTGAATAGCTGATCTTGCATCTCTTTTCAGCATGGTTGGTTCCTTGCGACACACGCGCGGCCTCTGATTATAGATGGGGCGTTGCCGGTGGTGCCAATTTTGCCAGGACGCCATGGATTAATTGATTGGTACCAACCGACCAATCCATAACAACCAGGTGTTAATTGCAGTATTagtctactccctccgttcaaattgtaggttgttttagcttttcaaagttcataaatattattatgcatttagatatagtgtaaACCGACCTTCAATTTGGAATGGAACGGAGGGAGAAGATTGCAGGCATGGCTTCGAAGTCCAGAGCTGCAGCTAGCTGGAATTCCTCTCTGATAGATCTGCAATGCAAGAAAAGAAAGGCAACAAGTACTCCTGGTCTACTGGCTACTGCAACTGTTGTGTGTCAAGGACGGCCAAGTACATACTGCATGCAACACATACGAGCGGAGCCTGGTATTCTGCTGGTGTCGATCAGTTTACGAAAATCAGCTGTGGACCTGTGGTAGGTAGTTGTAGTTGTAGCTGTGTCCAGAAACAACACCAGATATAGGTCTGCAAAGGCCTCTATCCATCAGAATCCTAAAGAGAACGACGACCCACAAGGAAGGATGGATGGATGCGTACATTCTCTCGGACTCGATCGGCCCGCTTCTTGCAAAGCAAGCCAATGTGTGATTTGCGAAGGAAGGCCCATAACTACATGTCAGTATTAATTAATTCAGTTGGTAATGTAAACATTGCAAAATGTTACAACACGTCGTTGACAGCCTCGAGGTCATGTGCGCACCATCAAAAGAAATACTGAAGAAAGAACAAGGGGTTGAGTTTAGCAATTGATCAGTGACGGTTTGTTCCCCATCTGCTTTAATTTTAACCCATCATCAATCATTGGTCTTGGTAAAGAGATTAGATCACTCAAGTGGTTGATTACAACTATATATAGATGCTTGTAACTGCAGGATGAGATATACAATGAACTCAACTGCAGCAGTTTTAGGTCTTAAGTCTTAACCATGGTGTaattctgatttctgaacaAGTCATTTGTACTGTTCCTAAGCAATCAATGCTTTGTGGTCAACAGGCAACTAAAAATTCCATCTGAAAACAAGCACCAGTTAGCAAAGCTTTGGTCAAGCAAAAAGCCAAGAGCTCTACCCCCGAGGTGTATCCATATAAGCAAGCACTGTGCAGTGGGGGGCTACAACtgatattatattttttttgtttgcgtCCTAGATTCACCTCCTCATGCATGCACCTTGCTACTGTGACAATATCAAAACCGAGCCAATCATTGCCAAAAATGTGTATAAAATGTGTACGAATTAATCATTTCTAACAGAACCATCAAAACAAGACTCAGAACTCAATTGTTTTTTCCGAACAAAGAAGAAACAAATTAGGTTTTGCTTTGTTGATATCTTGATGACACGAATCACACAAGTATTTTAAGATCCAGTTATTCTACTGCCTTGGCATTTATCAAGTACAATGTACAGGTGCAATATTTGTGGATCGGAGCCAGGTCAGCCCCTTGTGCAACCCAGCAGATCAAAGGACACGCGTCTTATGCAGAAAGCTTAGGAATCTAGTAGGTCAGGTCTTCCATCTGGACGTGGCAGTCATTCAACTTCGGCGTGATCTGAAAAAGGATTCCCTGATGATTCATGCCCAGTTGTCCACGAACAAACTCAGCTTGCAGCGGCGTTCACATCGCTGACTCTCAGCATGCAGCGGCGTCTGCAAACAAACTGGAACTTGCATTGTCATGCAACTATAGCTTGGACAATACTTTTAACTTTTGATGAAAGATGTATCGGTTTCGTCTTAACTCTTAATCTTTCATTACGAATAATGCACGTCCAGATTATGTTGGTCATGTGACCCAATTATCTGCTCTTAATTGATTTCccatatttttgggaaattacACAAGTGGACAGAGACAAAGTTTCCTTATCGACGAATGGAAGTAATGCATAATTCATGTCCATAGAGACTCTTTCTTGAGGCACGCCTCCTGCAGCATCATTGCAGTGTTCCCCGCGGAACCTAAGCTGCCCAGCATCTGCTGCTGATGGTGGGCGGCGGCAGTGCTGTTGAACGACGCGTTCATCAGGCCATCTTGCATGAGCAGGCTACCATACGCCTCGCATTCCATGAGCTGCTGCTGTTTTCGCTCAAGTTGTTGCGATGCTGATAATGGTGGTGACGAAACAGTTGCATGGCCATCGTGCTGCATCTGGACGCAGAGGATCTCGGCCTTGGCGAGGGCGAGCTGCATCTGGAGTTGTGAGACTTGCTGCTGGAGGTAGGAGATGGCACCGACGCAGCCGTAGACAGGATCCCTCATCCGTGCGTTGGCCTCGTACACCAGGCTGCTTACCGCATCCGCCCTCTGCTGAGCAGGCAGCTCCTGAAGTTATGAACAATCAATGGGTGAGGGGCAGGAGGCATGGAATCGATCCATAAGAGCAAGGCAGGGCAGCAGAGAATTGAGGGGCGGACCTGGAGCATCTTGCTGACATTGCTGGCGCCAAAGACCTTGTGGACGATGGCAAACTTTTGAGGATCCTCAGGAGGGAAGTAGGGCGCGAACACGCACTCCTGGGTACACCGCCGCC
This genomic window from Setaria viridis chromosome 8, Setaria_viridis_v4.0, whole genome shotgun sequence contains:
- the LOC117833196 gene encoding xylan O-acetyltransferase 13, producing the protein MKPEATPKLTVLSSPIGLRSFLNFLVAFSIIVSSVTFLFHQGQEGQVPKAIKHEHQEMQVQVAAEHHEQLRAKEAQVQLTTEIPDASKEECNWSTGRWVYDNVSRPLYSGLKCAFIFPELSCDKYGRKDVMYQHWRWQPHACDLPRFNATRLLEKLRNKRLVFVGDSLNRNQWVSLVCMVEASIPDDRLKMRVFNGSLISFKAFEYNATIDFYWSPLLVESNNDDPIIHRVEYRIIRADRIEKHANAWRDADIIIFNSYVWWRKHKPDMRMKVMYGSFEEGDARLEEVEMVDGFEIALKKLTEWLGENIDKKKTRIFFAGSSPTHSWASNWGGVDRNKCLNETEPIYKVGYKAAGTDYSMMEKAMSYFGTLEQKGIHVEILNITELSDYRKDGHPTVFRRQFAPLTKEQMANPASYADCTHWCLPGVPDVWNEFLYGYLMYK
- the LOC117833195 gene encoding xylan O-acetyltransferase 13 translates to MKTESTHKTIAAGGKMTVPQSPVGVRSIVTSLVAFFILASSIVFLLDRGQEEQMQMAVKHGRQEVQVKVEAGLQEPAMRGTTEAEDTSNEECNWSRGQWVYDNVSRPLYSGLKCAFIFPEVACDKYGRKDVMYQHWRWKPHGCDLPRFNATRLLEKLRNKRLVFVGDSVNRNQWVSLVCMVEASIPDDRLKTRIFNGSLISFKALEYNATIDFYWSPLLVESNSDNPIIHRVEYRIIRADRIEKHASVWRDADIIVFNSYLWWRKQKDDMRMKVMYGSFEDGDARLDEMEMVDGFEIALKKLTEWLGENIDKNKTRIFFAGSSPTHSWASSWGGEDSNKCLNETEPIYKVGYKTATTDYSLMAKAKSYFRTLEPKGIHVQILNITELSDYRKDGHPTVFRRQFVPLTKEQIANPASYADCTHWCLPGVPDVWNEFLYGYLMYK
- the LOC117833197 gene encoding LOB domain-containing protein 12 isoform X2, with amino-acid sequence MAGSGSSSGSGSSSSPCASCKLLRRRCTQECVFAPYFPPEDPQKFAIVHKVFGASNVSKMLQELPAQQRADAVSSLVYEANARMRDPVYGCVGAISYLQQQVSQLQMQLALAKAEILCVQMQHDGHATVSSPPLSASQQLERKQQQLMECEAYGSLLMQDGLMNASFNSTAAAHHQQQMLGSLGSAGNTAMMLQEACLKKESLWT